From the genome of Papaver somniferum cultivar HN1 unplaced genomic scaffold, ASM357369v1 unplaced-scaffold_10, whole genome shotgun sequence:
GCTTTATGTGAAAGGAAGGGAAGAATTATGAATTGGAGCTGGTGCCGTTGGGATTTACCTTTGTGGGCATGCACGGGTTGCTGTGGAGCAGCTCCTAGTCCTCCACAACCATGTctaccaccaccttcatcatcaCCCCCtcctccatctccaccaccacctccaccgtcACCCCTtcctccatctccaccaccacctccaccgtcACCCCCTCCTCCATCTCCACCGCCACCTTAGCCTAGAGATCCGAGAGATCAGTGCTCTATATCTGATTTTCTTTTTCAAGGCAAGAAACAAGTTGCTCCGCTTGTACAACTGCTAATTGCTATAGAAAGTGTGCGGAAATTGTGGAAGCATTCGTGTTGGCGGGGTGCAATCGTTATAATTTCTTCTGCAGCTGTTGTTGCACTAACAGTGACCTTTCCTCAGCAACAAGGACTCATAGTCCTCGTTCATCATTATCCAACGCAGCACAGTAGCGCTATCACGTTGTCATTAGCTAGAGCTGCAGCCAATGTGACGTGACAACCGATCAAGTTACATTAAATTGTGCCTTTTGACAATAAAAATTAGCAGTGTGtgctttattttgtttgtttgaacACGTAGTCATCCGTTAGTGTTTTTCATCTTCCGTTGATGTATGTGTGTATTGGTATGATAAAATGTTACTATTGACAATCTACAAGGGTAGACACACTAACTTGTCATTTGTATCGGGTCTTGTTAGCACCCCGAGGAACCGGTTACTGAACAACATGCCGAAAAGCATGTCCAACTCCTCTCTTACCTCATACCAGAGGTGCTTTTCGTTCATGCTCTAATGAACATTGGATTTCATACTCTAGGAGACAGACAGGTATAGCAAAAAGTGGTTTCCAATAATTCATAGCCCTGCCAATGTTACGGCAGTACTACAGTGATAAAGTCTTTAGGTAGCTATTAAAGACATGGAGTTCAAAACTTACCAGCACCACCTTCTCTATGGGTAAGAAAGACAAAAAAAATGGTTCAAAGCCATGAACAGATAGTTAGCAATCTAACAAATTACCGTAAAATAGGTGATGGCTACAACCCGAGGCCCAATAATGCCCTTACGGATTACAATAAAAATGTAGCCATAAAATTTAAAATGGCTTTTCAAAAATCCAAAGCCTTTTCCAAGTCTATAATCTTGAACGATTGTTCGGGGACCgtgatttttttgggaccatgatatTAGTTAAGCGTTCCTAATGTGGGTGTAAAACACGACGTTTGAGACCGTTTAACTACCCATAGATTAAAAATATACTTTTCTAATATCCAATTCTGGTATTCTGCCTAAAATTATTAGAAAAGTTTATTAGCTGCAGTGCGCCTCACTCCAGAATGATAGATGCaggttattatttattttttttgatcgtgAAAGAAAGATTGTATTAGAGAAATAAGAATTTGAGTACACCAAGATCTGAAACACAAATTACAGAGATGCAACTTTCAATAGAAAGAGCAAGGCCTGAGGGGATAAAAATTTCTTTACAAACTAAAGCCCATTACAAAGCCTAAGAGACACAACCTCAACCAAGCTTGGAAGCCCAATGCAACCTAAACAATATTAACGAACAACCCATTACAACTTGTTTGAGATACCCGATTACCCGGTGGAATTTGCCCGTTCACCGTAGAGAACCCAGAACAAATGAAAACCCTAAGTAACAACATTGCTACCAAAAACCGCCGCCGACCGCCATATGGACCATCACTACCATCACGAATTACATCACTGCAAATCTACACCCAGATTATCAACAGAAAACCAGCACCATTGCTGATTAATAACTGAGATGGGAAGCCTTTTCATCATCAAAAATCAACATACTTATCGattaagaagagaaaatgagagaTGGCTGTAAGGGATGGTGTAGGAGATGAGATGTGGTGTATAAGGAAGTGTTTTGGTGGAGATTTAATTTGGATTAAGATCTGGTGGCTGCAATTATGATTTTAATTTGTGAAAATTAACACACGATTCAGTTGATTGGTGTATGAGATGTATTAGTTCTTCAAACTAAGATGAGGTGAGAGatgagagaaaagaaaagaggatATCATCTTCAAATCAGGAAGTTGAAGATAAATGAGGGAAGACCGGGATTCGAGCCATGACTGAGAGATGAGAAAAAAGTAAAGGGGATATCATCTTTAAATCAGGAAATTGAAGATAAAGATGGGAAGACTGAGATTCAAGCCATGACTGAGTTGCAGGAAACATAAATAGAAACTAAAATAAAGGATGGAGAACAACAGAACGATGAAATCCTTGCTCGGATCTAAACTTTTGACTAGATCCGAGCAAGAAAGAGGCGGATGAATGTATAAGCTAGGGTTAGGAGAGAGGATAGAGAGAGGGAGAGCTAAATGTCGATATGCTCGGAGAAATTGAAGCTAAGGttaggagtatgcaaactagagggcAGGTTATTATTTATCACTGCATTATTTTCCAAGTTGTAAATATTTCGAAAAGTTGATACTAGTAACCCTAAATGTAGTTTCTTTATTGTATAACACTTCCACATTTACATTGTAGTATCTTGCAACTGTTTACAATAACATCTCTGCTTCCCATATACAACCATCTTATGTATTAGTCACATGCTACATACAAGAACATGCATTAATGGCTATCAACAATTAAAGTAACTACTAACAAACATATCACATGTATTGTCTTTGGTATTTAATCTTTTTAGATTGTATATATATGTGCTTAGGGCTTAAGTCCAGAGTCATAGGCTACACCAGTAGCAGGCAACCAAGATCCCCCTGCAATCAAATTAGAAACTGTAAACTGCGTTGCTTCTGCAGAGCTAAGAGAAGGATGATATCCAGACCACTTCACTCGACCTCCAGTCCCTGCTCCAGGTCCGGAGTTCATGTACTCTGCATAATAGATACCTTTAGGTGCAGATCCGCCAGACCAAGGAAACCATCCAGCAGGGTTAATTGATCCGATGAAAGATTGCATAATAACTGTTCTCGAATAAGCTTTCCATGGTCTGCCAAGATAAGTATCTGATGCAGCTGAAATCCTACAATTGTGGATTGAGATTCCGGTGTTTTGATTCGGGTCACTACGTCCTTGAGCTGTGATGAAGTTTTTGTTACCGTTGCTTCTTGGAGAAATATTGCAGCCTTGGAAAACAACTGCCGAGTTTCCAAAGATAAAATCTACTGTTCCAGATATATCACATTCTCTATAGAATTGACGGTTGCTGTGTGTATACAAAGTGTCCTGGTAACCCACCATGGAGCATCGGTAAAACACGGATTTGTCTGAAGCGACTCTCAGAGCAACTGCCTGATGCTTATTCGGACCTGCAGTGTTCTGGAATGTTATATCTCTTGCCATGAATCCATCACCAGTGGCAGCTGAAACAATCAAACATCATAATATCAGGTATATGTAAAATCAATATTAATTGAATTCAGCAACTTGGAATTTTCCCAGATCAAAGAAATTCAGGCGAATGTTTCGTTTTCTTGTTTAACAAGTTTCTGTTCCAAATTAACAACAAGGGTccatagctcagtggtagagcATTTGACTGCAGATCAAGAGGTCACCGGTTCGAACCCGGTTGGGCCCTtatattaacttttttttttttaaattatttttatttattgtcATATGAAAAAAACTGTTTTTATTTATTAAGTTTGAAGAATTTTCTTACTAAAAGTAGCTGAATTTCGCAGACTggaaccatcttcaacattttcgTTCCCTGTGATGACAGTAACTCCTTTCCCATCTCCAACTAACATAACATTACTTTGTGATGAAGGAATATTGAGATTTTCACTGTAAGTCCCAGCTTTCACATGTATAACGGTCTTTCCGTTTGTCCCTGCAGCAGCTAGGGATGCAAAAGCAATTGCTTGACCTATAGTTGTATGTGTACCACTACCATCCTTAGCCACCACAGCACTTGGTCTTAATTCTTCTATTGAAGCTTCTAGTAGTTTCCTCTGCCTGCCGGATACCCATGTCGGGAAACCGTCGGAAAGTAGTTTACGGCCACCACCTGCTGAGTTCGAGGTCCTTGTGTCGGTTGTCTTGACATGGTTGTATAGAGCCAAGGAGTTACTTACCAATTTACTCACGTTTCTTGCATTAGTCTCCATCATGTTTTTGTATGGTGAGGAAACCTTTTCAGTTTCAagtgcatctaaacaagtttctTGATTTGTAAGTGCTGTACTTAACCATGTACGAACATCATCAGAGTTCGAGCTTGTTTTTACATCATCAAGTCTCCGTACACTATCATCAAGTAGTTCCATGCAGTCATCCACTGCAGGAAGAGAAATAGTACTACTAATTTTTTCGCTCGTCAGCACCATAGGTTTAATGCTTTGTGCTTGGGTTCTAGCAGCATGAGCCTGAGCTACAGAAAACTCAACTGCAATATCAAACACCTCTTTCGGAGACTTCTCATGGACGTTCTCGATCGATAGAAGCAGAGACTCACATGATTCGACGTGGAGGGTATTTTCAcatggggaagaagaagatgatctaGGAAATTTTGAGAAGTGAACATGAGTTAACGATGAAGGACTTATAGGCTTGGCTTCTAATTGAATCATCATCAAGAATGAAAAAAGTGTTATAAttatgaagattgaagatgcatGTGAGGTTCCCCACATGTGTTTGTTTCTTTGGGTACCATATTTTGATGACTTCTCATACATGTTTAAGCAAGAGATAGACATGT
Proteins encoded in this window:
- the LOC113326834 gene encoding pectinesterase-like, which codes for MSISCLNMYEKSSKYGTQRNKHMWGTSHASSIFIIITLFSFLMMIQLEAKPISPSSLTHVHFSKFPRSSSSSPCENTLHVESCESLLLSIENVHEKSPKEVFDIAVEFSVAQAHAARTQAQSIKPMVLTSEKISSTISLPAVDDCMELLDDSVRRLDDVKTSSNSDDVRTWLSTALTNQETCLDALETEKVSSPYKNMMETNARNVSKLVSNSLALYNHVKTTDTRTSNSAGGGRKLLSDGFPTWVSGRQRKLLEASIEELRPSAVVAKDGSGTHTTIGQAIAFASLAAAGTNGKTVIHVKAGTYSENLNIPSSQSNVMLVGDGKGVTVITGNENVEDGSSLRNSATFTATGDGFMARDITFQNTAGPNKHQAVALRVASDKSVFYRCSMVGYQDTLYTHSNRQFYRECDISGTVDFIFGNSAVVFQGCNISPRSNGNKNFITAQGRSDPNQNTGISIHNCRISAASDTYLGRPWKAYSRTVIMQSFIGSINPAGWFPWSGGSAPKGIYYAEYMNSGPGAGTGGRVKWSGYHPSLSSAEATQFTVSNLIAGGSWLPATGVAYDSGLKP